CGCCTTCCTCAAGCGGGTCCGCCGCGAGATCGACGCGCAGTACCCCGACACGGTGCTGCTCGCCGAGGCCAACCAGTGGCCCGAGGACGTCGTCGACTACTTCGGCGACTACGCCACCGGCGGCGACGAGTGCCACATGGCGTTCCACTTCCCGGTCATGCCGCGCATCTTCATGGCCGTCCGGCGCGAGTCCCGCTACCCGGTCTCGGAAATCCTGGCCAAGACCCCGGCCATCCCCTCGGGCTGCCAGTGGGGCATGTTCCTGCGCAACCACGACGAGCTGACCCTGGAGATGGTCACCGACGAAGAGCGCGACTACATGTGGGCCGAGTACGCCAAGGACCCCCGCATGCGCGCCAACATCGGCATCCGCAGGCGGCTGGCTCCCCTGCTGGACAACGACCGGCACACCATCGAGCTGTTCACCGCGCTCCTGCTGGCCCTGCCGGGCTCGCCGATCCTCTACTACGGCGACGAGATCGGCATGGGCGACAACATCTGGCTCGGCGACCGCGACGCCGTCCGGACCCCGATGCAGTGGACCCCGGACCGCAACGCCGGGTTCTCCACCTGCGACCCGGGCCGCCTCTTCCTGCCGGCGATCATGGACCCGGTCTACGGCCACCAGGTGACCAACGTCGAGGCGTCGATGTCCTCGCCCTCGTCGCTGCTGCACTGGACCCGCCGCATGATCGAGATCCGCAAGCAGAACCCGGCCTTCGGACTCGGCTCGTACACCGAACTGTCCTCCTCCAACCCGGCGGTACTGGCGTTCCTGCGGGAGTACGAGGACGACCTGGTGCTGTGCGTGAACAACTTCGCGCGGTTCGCCCAGCCGACCGAACTCGACCTGCGCGAGTTCGCCGGTCGCCATCCGGTGGAGCTGTTCGGCGGGGTGCGCTTCCCGGCCATCGGTGAACTGCCGTACCTGCTGACCCTCGGGGGCCACGGCTTCTACTGGTTCCGGCTCACTCGAGTCGCATCGCGCATCGGCCGGCGACTGTGAGCATGCGCCGACGAAAGGAGGCGTGACCATGCCGAAGACCGCATCCCTCCGCCCGGGCCTCACGCGCCTGGCCGAGCCCATGGAGTCGCTCGGCGGGCTGCTCCGCGACTGGCTGCCCAGGCAGCGCTGGTTCGCGGGCAAGGACCGGCCCGTCACGGAGCTCGGCCTGCTGTCGATGACCGAGCTGTTCCCGGGCTGTCTGCACCTGCTGGTCCACGCCGGGCACGCCGGCCACACCGGCGTACCCTCCCCCGGCGGGGCGCCCCCGGCCGGGGACTGCTACCAGCTGCTGCTCGGCGTACGGGAGCATCCGTCGCCGCGCCTCGGACGGGCGCTGATCGGGCAGGTGCAGGACGGGCCGCTCGCCGGCCTGACGGTCTACGACGCGCTGCACGACCCCCGTTCGGCCCAGCTCCTGCTGGACCGGCTGCGGCACCCCGGCACCGCGGGTCCGCTGCGCTTCGACTGCGACGCGGACCAGCAGGTGCCCGCCGGACTGGTGCCGCGCCTGCTGGACGCCGAACAGTCCAACTCCTCGCTGGTGTACGGCGACGAGTACATCCTCAAGGTCTTCCGGCGCATCCAGCCGGGCGTCAACCCGGACCTGGAGGTACCGGGGGCGCTGGCCCGCCAGGGCTGCCACCGCGTCCCGGCGCCCGTGGCCTGGTTCCAGACCAAGCACCCGTTCAAGGCCACCCTCGGCGTGCTGCAGCCGTATCTGCGGGACGCCTCCGACGGCTGGACGCTGGCACTGCACGCGCTGGCCGCCGGGGACGACTTCACGGCCCACGCCCGGGCGCTGGGCGCGGCCACGGCGGAGGTGCACCTCGCGCTGGCCTCGGCCTTCCCGGTCGGCGAGCCGGGGGAGAACGGGCGGACGGCCGCCGCGATGAACGAGCGCCTGACCGCCGCCGCGCACTGCGTGCCCGCGCTCCAGCCGTTCGTGCCGGGCCTGCGGGCCGCGTTCGCCGCCCTGACCACCTGCGACGCCGGGCCGCCCGCCCAGCGCATCCACGGCGACCTGCACCTGGGGCAGGTGCTGCGGGCCGGACGCGAGTGGTTCGTCATCGACTTCGAGGGCGAGCCGTCCCGGCCGCTCTCCGAACGGCGCAGCGCCCACTCCCCCGTGCGGGACATCGCCGGGATGCTGCGCTCCTTCGACTACGCCGCCCGGCAGCGCCGCCCCTGGCGCCCGGAGTGGGCCCGCCGCTGCCGCGAGGCCTACTGCGCGGGCTACGCCGGCCGCGCCGGCTGGGACCCCCGCAAGAAGCACGGACTGCTCCGCGCCTACGAGACGGACCGGGCCGTGTACGAGGTGCTGTACGAGGCACGGCACCGCCCCGACTGGCTGCCTGTACCGATGGCGGCGATCGAGCGCCTCGCCGTGAGAGGAGACTGAGCCGTGGCCCTGAAAGACACCTCAATCCCGGAGCCGTCCGGCCCGGTCCCGGGCACCACCACCGCGCCCGCCCTGAGCCCCGAGGACCGGGGACGCCTGCTGGCGGGCGCCCACCACGATCCGCACGCCCTGCTGGGCGCCCACCCGGTGCCCGGCGGGATCGTGTTCCGGGCGCTGCGCCCCTTCGCCCACTCCGTGAGCGTGGTGATCGACGGGCGGCGCACCGCGCTCGCCTCGGAGGGCGACGGCCTCTTCTCGGGCGTGCTGCCCCTGGCGGCGATCCCCGCGTACACGCTGCACGTGGCGTACGACGGCGGTGAGCAGGAGGTGCACGACCCGTACCGCTTCCTGCCCGCGCTCGGCGAGCTCGACCTGCACCTGATCCGCGAGGGCCGGCACGAGCAGCTGTGGCAGGCGCTCGGCGCGCAGCCGATGACCCACGAGGGCGTGAGCGGCACCCGGTTCACGGTGTGGGCGCCGAACGCGCAGGGCGTACGGGTGGCCACGGACTTCACCTACTGGGACGGGACGCAGTTCCCGATGCGCTCGCTCGGCGCGTCCGGTGTGTGGGAGCTGTTCCTGCCGGGCGTCGGCGAGGGCACCGCGTACAAGTTCGAGATCCACTCCCGGTACGGCCACCGCTTCCTCAAGGCGGACCCGATGGCCCGCCGCTGCGAGGAGCCGCCCAACACGGCGTCGATCGTCACGGCCTCGCACTACGAGTGGGGCGACGCCGAGTGGATGGCGCACCGCGCCGACACGCCCGTGCACGAGGCGCCGTTCTCGGTGTACGAGGTGCACCTGCCGTCCTGGCGCCCGGGGCTGACCTACCGGCAGCTCGCCGAGGAACTCCCCCGCTACGTCAGGGACCTCGGCTTCACGCACGTGGAGCTGATGCCGGTCGCCGAGCACCCCTTCCACGGCTCCTGGGGCTACCAGGTCACCGGGTTCTACGCGCCGACCGCGCGCCTGGGCTCCCCGGACGACTTCCGGTACTTCGTCGACGCCTGCCACCGGGCCGGCCTCGGCGTGATCATGGACTGGGTTCCGGCGCACTTCCCGAAGGACGACTGGGCGCTGGCCCGCTTCGACGGGGACCCGCTGTACGAGCCCGGGAACGAGCGGCGCGCCGAGCACCCCGACTGGGGCACGTACGAGTTCGACTTCGGCCGCACCGAGGTGCGCAACTTCCTCGTCGCGAACGCCGTGTACTGGTGCGAGGAGTTCCACATCGACGGGCTGCGCGTGGACGCGGTCGCCTCGATGCTCTACCTCGACTACTCGCGCGAGGACGGCCAGTGGGAGCCCAACGCCTACGGCGGCCGGGAGGACCTGGCGGCCATGGCGTTCCTGCAGGAGATGAACGCGACCGTGTACCGGCGGGCCCCCGGCGTCGTCACCATCGCCGAGGAGTCCACCGCCTGGGGCGGGGTGACCCGGCCCACCGACACCGGCGGGCTCGGGTTCGGGCTGAAGTGGAACATGGGCTGGATGCACGACTCGCTGGAGTACATCGCCAAGGAGCCGGTGCACCGCAAGTACCACCACCACGAGATGACGTTCTCGATGGTGTACGCCTACAGCGAGAACTACGTCCTGCCCATCTCCCACGACGAGGTGGTGCACGGCAAGCAGGCGCTGGTGTCGAAGATGCCGGGCGACTGGTGGCAGCGGCGCGCGAACGTCCGCGCCTACCTCGGCTTCATGTGGGGCCACCCCGGCAAGCAGTTGCTGTTCATGGGGCAGGAGTTCGCGCAGGGGGCCGAGTGGTCAGTGGAGCAGGGACCGGAGTGGTGGCTGCTCGACGAGGGCTACCACTCGGCGGGCGACCACCGGGGCGTGCGCGATCTGGTCCGCGACCTGAACGCGGTCTACCGGGCGACGCCCGCGCTGTGGCAGTGCGACACCCGGCCGGAGGGCTTCCGGTGGGTGGCGGTGGACTCCGCCGACGACAACGTCTTCGCGTTCCTCAGGTACGACGCCGACGGCAACCCGCTGCTGGCGGTGTCGAACTTCTCCCCCGTCGTCCGGCACGACTACGCCCTCTGGGTGCCGGGTGACGTCGTCGCCTGGCAGGAAGCCCTCAACACCGACGACGCGCGCTACGGCGGCAGCGGCGTGACCAACGCGGATCCGGTCAAACCGGAGGACGGCCGTGTCCGGATCACGCTGCCTCCGCTGGCCACGGTGTGGCTGACGCCGTTCGCTGTGTGAAGTCCTGCCGTTCCACCAGGTGTCCCACCGCCTGTGAGGGGCACTGGTGGTCGTACCACCGGGACGACCCGGTGGTCGACGCGGCAGGCACAGAAGGGCGGGCATCAGGGTGCGCACCGTCGGAGTGGAGGAGGAACTCCTCCTGGTCGATCCGGAGACCGGGGACCCGCGGGCACTGTCCGCTGCGGTGCTCGCCCGGGCGGCGCAGGACGACGCGGATCAGGACATGTTCGAGAAGGAACTCCACGAGCAGATGCTGGAGTTCGCCACCCATCCGCAGTCGTCCATGGAGGCCCTGCGCGCGGAGATCGTCCGCTGCCGCAAGGAGGCCGCCCGGCACGCCGGGGAGATCGGCTGCACGGTGGCGGCGCTCGCCACCTCCCCGCTGCCGGTGAGCCCCGCCGTCGGCGTCAACCGGCGGTACCAGTGGATGGCGGAGCAGTACGGCATCGCCACCCGGGAGCAGCTCGTCCTGGGCTGCCATGTGCATGTGGCGGTCGATTCCGACGAGGAGGGCGTCGCGGTCATCGACCGGGTGCGGCCCTGGCTGCAGGTCGTGAAGGCGCTCAGCGCGAACTCGCCGTT
This genomic stretch from Streptomyces sp. Go-475 harbors:
- the glgB gene encoding 1,4-alpha-glucan branching enzyme, with protein sequence MALKDTSIPEPSGPVPGTTTAPALSPEDRGRLLAGAHHDPHALLGAHPVPGGIVFRALRPFAHSVSVVIDGRRTALASEGDGLFSGVLPLAAIPAYTLHVAYDGGEQEVHDPYRFLPALGELDLHLIREGRHEQLWQALGAQPMTHEGVSGTRFTVWAPNAQGVRVATDFTYWDGTQFPMRSLGASGVWELFLPGVGEGTAYKFEIHSRYGHRFLKADPMARRCEEPPNTASIVTASHYEWGDAEWMAHRADTPVHEAPFSVYEVHLPSWRPGLTYRQLAEELPRYVRDLGFTHVELMPVAEHPFHGSWGYQVTGFYAPTARLGSPDDFRYFVDACHRAGLGVIMDWVPAHFPKDDWALARFDGDPLYEPGNERRAEHPDWGTYEFDFGRTEVRNFLVANAVYWCEEFHIDGLRVDAVASMLYLDYSREDGQWEPNAYGGREDLAAMAFLQEMNATVYRRAPGVVTIAEESTAWGGVTRPTDTGGLGFGLKWNMGWMHDSLEYIAKEPVHRKYHHHEMTFSMVYAYSENYVLPISHDEVVHGKQALVSKMPGDWWQRRANVRAYLGFMWGHPGKQLLFMGQEFAQGAEWSVEQGPEWWLLDEGYHSAGDHRGVRDLVRDLNAVYRATPALWQCDTRPEGFRWVAVDSADDNVFAFLRYDADGNPLLAVSNFSPVVRHDYALWVPGDVVAWQEALNTDDARYGGSGVTNADPVKPEDGRVRITLPPLATVWLTPFAV
- the treS gene encoding maltose alpha-D-glucosyltransferase, producing the protein MTVNEPVLDTFEDTPVRDRDPEWFKRAVFYEVLVRSFQDSNGDGVGDLKGLTAKLDYLQWLGVDCLWLPPFFKSPLRDGGYDVSDYTAVLPEFGDLADFVEFVDAAHQRGMRVIIDFVMNHTSDQHPWFQESRKDPDGPYGDYYMWADDDKGYPDARIIFVDTETSNWTFDPVRGQYFFHRFFSHQPDLNYENPRVQEEILAALKFWLDLGIDGFRLDAVPYLYAAEDTNCENLPATHAFLKRVRREIDAQYPDTVLLAEANQWPEDVVDYFGDYATGGDECHMAFHFPVMPRIFMAVRRESRYPVSEILAKTPAIPSGCQWGMFLRNHDELTLEMVTDEERDYMWAEYAKDPRMRANIGIRRRLAPLLDNDRHTIELFTALLLALPGSPILYYGDEIGMGDNIWLGDRDAVRTPMQWTPDRNAGFSTCDPGRLFLPAIMDPVYGHQVTNVEASMSSPSSLLHWTRRMIEIRKQNPAFGLGSYTELSSSNPAVLAFLREYEDDLVLCVNNFARFAQPTELDLREFAGRHPVELFGGVRFPAIGELPYLLTLGGHGFYWFRLTRVASRIGRRL
- a CDS encoding maltokinase; this encodes MPKTASLRPGLTRLAEPMESLGGLLRDWLPRQRWFAGKDRPVTELGLLSMTELFPGCLHLLVHAGHAGHTGVPSPGGAPPAGDCYQLLLGVREHPSPRLGRALIGQVQDGPLAGLTVYDALHDPRSAQLLLDRLRHPGTAGPLRFDCDADQQVPAGLVPRLLDAEQSNSSLVYGDEYILKVFRRIQPGVNPDLEVPGALARQGCHRVPAPVAWFQTKHPFKATLGVLQPYLRDASDGWTLALHALAAGDDFTAHARALGAATAEVHLALASAFPVGEPGENGRTAAAMNERLTAAAHCVPALQPFVPGLRAAFAALTTCDAGPPAQRIHGDLHLGQVLRAGREWFVIDFEGEPSRPLSERRSAHSPVRDIAGMLRSFDYAARQRRPWRPEWARRCREAYCAGYAGRAGWDPRKKHGLLRAYETDRAVYEVLYEARHRPDWLPVPMAAIERLAVRGD